The Bdellovibrio bacteriovorus DNA segment GTAAGAGACGGCGGTGTCTAGATCTTCGGGGAATTCAGAGGAGATCCAGGAGATCGCTAGTGGATAAAATGGCGCGATCATAAAGCCTGTTCCTGTTAGGAACAATGGGTGGATGAAGACGCCTCCCAGAATGCAGATTGCCGTGAGTACGAGTGACGCTGAAAGCAGGAATTGCGGAGAGCGTTTGAAGTGGACTACGGCGAAGAGCAATCTTCCTAGCATCATCGCGATGAAGAAGTAGGTGACATAGATACTTGCCGATTCCATGTCGTAGTTCCAGGTTCTTTGCATGTACAGAGCTAAGCGTGATGAGACCATGATTTCAGCCGCGACGGCTAAGCTTAACATCACAGCTAGGAAAAGCTGAGGCTTGAAGTTTTTCTTTTTATTCGCTTTGTGCGTTTCAGGTGAAAAAGTCGCTTTCGTGTGCAGCGACTTGTGACTTGGATGAAAAGTGTAACCCACAAAAATCATCGGGGCTAAAGAGGCGGCGGCAAATGTCCAGCGCCAGCTTCCTGTGACATACTCCATGCCGGCGGCTAAAAGTGGCGCCATCAAACTTGCTAAGCCATACATCGTGTGAAGGCCTGAAAGCATTTGTTGTTTCTTTTGGGGAGTCGATCCCATTGGCACCAAAATGTTTGGTACCAGACCTAAAATACCCAGGCACAACCCATAAACGAAACTGCAAACCAAGAACATCGGGAAGATCGGGGATGCAGCTAAGCCCCACATCGCTAACATCAAACCGACCGCGCCCCCTTGAAGAACGCTAAGGCGGTCATAACGTCGTAGCATGTATCGGCAGCCGTAACTCGCAATAAATCCTGAGATATTGCTTAACGCAAACATCAAGGACC contains these protein-coding regions:
- a CDS encoding MFS transporter, with product MIWPFIFLSYASLFVFGLTDNIRGPLFPEILKQFGVSDSMGSLMFALSNISGFIASYGCRYMLRRYDRLSVLQGGAVGLMLAMWGLAASPIFPMFLVCSFVYGLCLGILGLVPNILVPMGSTPQKKQQMLSGLHTMYGLASLMAPLLAAGMEYVTGSWRWTFAAASLAPMIFVGYTFHPSHKSLHTKATFSPETHKANKKKNFKPQLFLAVMLSLAVAAEIMVSSRLALYMQRTWNYDMESASIYVTYFFIAMMLGRLLFAVVHFKRSPQFLLSASLVLTAICILGGVFIHPLFLTGTGFMIAPFYPLAISWISSEFPEDLDTAVSYMMATDSMMLIIMHLAIGKLTDLFGIREAVLFGLAFVVVSLLMVNTYKYIFKRHKEEKHPHFHHHDTHAPAK